The genomic interval aataatGCCTAATGTGCATTAACTCATAAACAATGCAAATCAGTATTTACGAAAAGTGATTGAAGGAATCGCTTGAGACTCTTGAATTTATTCACCACCACCACATTGCCACTGGTACTTGAGGCCACTTGGCTCCTCGTGATAAATGGCACTATATATCCATCGATCGCATTTGCCAAGGCCCCTCCATTTCTTCTCAGTACGTCAATGAAGACTTCAGTACTCAAGTATCCCAGATACATTTGTCATTATAAATATTGGGCATGTGTGTGCATATATCATTACTTTATGGAATCTTGTGCTCGATTGACAACTTGCAGTACTTGAGATTATGTACTTAGGGCGATGGCATGGAATGTTTTCAAAGTGATGTGCAAAaaagatatatagatatatttctAGGCAGCAATCTTGAGTTCAATGCTGCGGATATATTCgcttaaaattataatacaaGCTTGGATTGTACACATCATACATGGGATGCTTCATAACGATGTGCTTGAAATGCCATCTTTCAGCGAGTAGCGTTAGCAACGAGATTACGTAACCAATCAACAAGGCCACAAAAGAGCTCCAGAATTTTTGAATATTCATGAGGGCCTCCTGTTGAGCAAGTGCCTCCGCCGGCAGATGCTCTATGGCATCCTTGAGCCACTTGGCTATCAGACCTGTGGAAGATGGCAAATGAGATTGATACAGAATTCAAATACTCCATACTGACCACCCTCCGCCAGATGTTGAATGGAGGCATCTACCCGTGGCTTTAGAGCCGAGTTCTTCTCCATGGCCAGCACTACGGGCATATGGAGCACACATTCCCTCATGATGTGGAGAGCTGATCCGGATTCGTCCGCCACTCGTAAGTAGCGCAGATAGAACTCGTTGTCATAGTAGGCGCACTGACCTTTGGCTATGCGAGAGGTctacgaaaataaataataaaaaaatttaaaaatttaaagtaaaaaCTTAAAACAAACATATTTAGAATTAGACTTGGTCCTACTAAAACCAAATAACCATGACCCTCtttcaaatgcaaaacaaTGTTATCCCCACAAAGCCATTAAGTCGCCGGAATACTTTTCATATCACACTAGATTATTTTGCCAACTTGATGAATTAATAccgttaaattaaaaatgtttccaAATACGCTTATCACATAGATAAGATATTAGTCGTTGGAAACAAGTTGGAactggtttttgtttttctatcTGGTGGTATAAAGTTCATTGCTACAAAAACGTTGATAACAAGAGCGGTTATAAATCATGCAAGTTTATACGATTTTCCCTAGTTCTGAATGCTTGAAATCGAAAATGAATGGTCTAATCAGTGTTATAAGTAAGTTATTGTATTAATTCTCTAGAATTGTTATGATATTGATTAATTCAATACTTTAGACTTACCAAATCATCGCTGTAGCCGACCACCTGCATCTTTTCGCCAACTTTTCGAGCAACCTCATCATTGGCATCCAGGAAAAACTGCCTGTTCTCATTTGCTCCGGCAGATGGCGGTATATGAGATCGCAGCAGATCCTCCAGTGTGTCTATAGTAACCCTATGATCAATAGTTAATAAATTATATCTGATATAACTCAAGAAGATACAAATATGATAAATGCTTACCTGGCAGCTGGATTCGCCAAAATGGCAGTGAAGCTGGCCCTATATGTGGCCACCAAGAGGATGCAGTAGATCCAGTACCAACCAGTGAGAACCCTCAGGGGCCAATTTCGTGGCATTCGTGGTAGAGCCACATATAGGAGCATACTATACGTGAGCAGGATGCAGTTGGCATAGCCATCGAAAAGATCCCTGGGCATCCGATCTCCTTTAGATGGACGATAGCGACTGATGGCGATGCGAAAACTAATGCGACGATAGATCTTTGGATCCATGGGCACGCTGCGATTGGGTCGCAGGCAACGAAAAAACTCAGAGGACACATTCCCGTTGATAATGGCGTTCAAAAAACTAATGGCATAAAAAACAGTGCCCACCACGAACAGGGAGAGCAGAACACCCGCCCACATTCCAGCGCTAAAAGGCAGGATGAAGGTCTGCCAGGAGTTGTCCGTCGAGGATTCCGGTGTGAGAAAGGTCAGGCATTCGAAATTATGCGGCGCACTTAGCTCCACCAATTTTAGGTACACCTGGAACAGATGCAAGTCCCCAATGGCAAAGCTGGCACTGTGCGCAGCCTGTCCagattaaaattttaataagtCAACAGTTTCGGTAATGACATATCCTAAGCACATTCCAAGGACTCGTTTTAAGCCCCACTTACCACCTCATCCACAAGCATCGAGTCAATGTGTGTCCCATTCTGTCCATATCCATCCGGATTACCACTTCCATCCAGCTCCCAGTCCATGTTCTCCGTTTGATTGGGCTTGTAGTAAACGGGCTTGAAGTTTAGTGCCTTGCCCAGGGCATTCATAATCTCAACCTCGACTCCTTGGAATCTCTGGGTTGCATTTGCCCATAGAACCATGGGCACGTGCTCGGAAATGGCCACTGGCAACGGGGTTCCTGCAagatttaattatattttaaataaaattaaaactatTTAATATATAGTAACTACCGAATAAGTTGCTTGTTTTGTCCGCAAATAGAATCCTTCCATTCACAGCTTTTCCCAGCTCCCAATTAACCATATTTTTCATTACCAAAACGCCACTCAAAATGCCCGGAAAGGCTATGGTAGAAATGGTATACctttcaaaaataattatcaaatttaaaaaccaTATTTAAGGGGTATTGAATAGTTCACACACTTGTTGTCTAGCTGCCTTTTGAGGAAAATGGCACCTATAAAAACGCTCCATAGGTGAATCATATAGCTCTCAAAAAGTCGCGAATCGTATAATAATACAAACTTTTTCTGCATATTCAAAGATCTATTATCGTATATATAGCCAAGAAATCGTTGCACCTGCCAGCCATTTAGTATGGTGATTACATTCAGTTCACAATCACTGGTTTTGATGGCCTTAACAAAGAGTTCAACTTGTTTGGAAGGTCGCTGCAGATCCTCACTTTCATTGGTTCGCATCACAAAGAAGGGTATTACTCGTCGACCCACGGATTCGAAAAATATTCGATCGTATATGGGATAATGCAGATCATCTGTGATGACGGCAATGCATCTCTTCACATTGGCCACCCACAGGATTTTCTGTAGCAATATTTTCAGATGCATCTCGTAGCCACCGAGTGGTGAATCGTTggcaatgggaatgggaattgACGTGGCCAACGCCAGGGATATGTAAGCCACAATCAGAATCCCCAGACAGCGCATCCTTTCGCCGCCAAACGCAAACTGCTGGCCACTTGTCCGTTCCGGCAGTTCGTTAACCTGTTTACCGGAACGAACCCTCCGAGTCCTCATTGCATATGCAGATCTAATTAAACTTGTCCGAACTCCGTGAACCGGGAGCCACCGGACTGTCCGTCggtcagtcagccagtcagtcacTCATCAACCTGATTTACCATACTCGCATTCCGAGCTTCCAGCGGGCACAGGGTTAACTAATTAAAGTTTTGCGGCCCAGGGGTTAATAAGTTTAACCAGATAATGTGTCCAAGGTTGCAGGGAAACCCTTTTTTCATTTGGGCGCTGTAATGATATATCCTCAAAGGAGTTTTTACTGGCTACCTTTGGCGTTTTACGAGATTATGTTAAATatgggtttttgttttatagcACAAACTATATAACCAACTTTGAAGCAACATAATTATATTGCTGTTGTGTGTTGCCTTACgaatttaaagaaataaagttcaaatgaatatatatacctCATAACACATATAGTTATTTATATAGAAGTCTTCTGATTAGTTTGTGATATTTTTGTGATATACATCCCTACCTGTCTACCTGATATAGTCATCCGCTGTaactaaaatcaaaatatCCTAAGCCGGATGACCTAATCAAACAGACGATCAATCAATACCTCTACCACCCGACGATAACCTCTTCCAgccaaaaaagaaaccaaCTCACTCAAGAATCACTCAGTGCGAGAAGAAACCGATGTGGCAATCATGGGTcattaaattccatttaatcGCTACGCCACTGATTGAGATCTGTGGCGAAAGTTGTTACTGCCATCCGATGTTGTCACTAATTCGATGACTGCCCAACGAGCAGACAATTGGATCAGACCAATTTATCATAAGGCCATAACTAATCCGTCCGTCGGTCTTCATTAGCGGAGACACGAGATCGGAGGACCGACTGACCACTGGATGATATGAGGTTGAGTACCGTCGCTGATGAGTTGCTGCAGTCGCGAAATCAGCAAATTGCGATCATCCGCAGTCAAGGCTCGGTCCACGCTAACGATATTGTAATGCGGACGACGACGTGTCACTGGAGACATAAGACGCAGTCCGTCCGTCCGTTCGGTCCAGTCCAGTGCGGTCCGGTCCGGTCCGGTCAGCCGATTAAAGCGCCCAGAAGCCGCATTCAAATACCCATTAATGTCAGCTCAAGTCAGCCAAAGAGTCGCAGCCAATCAGCCTGCGGATGTGATGGGTGATGCGATGCGGTGTGGGCAGGTAACCAGTGGCCAGTTACTTACTCACCATACACCTTGGCCATATATCCATTCCCGTTCTTCTGCGCTTTATTGTCGTGTAATTAACTTTTTCCGAATCGTCCGGATTTGGAATTGTTTGCACataattgcaatttaattattttctcTCGCTCGTTTTCCTTTTCATGTTTTTATGGATTTATGTTGGTCGCGCGGTCTGCTGGCCATTAGCTTGGTAACAGGTAACACCCGGCCCTGCGACCAAAAGACTAATGCCAATACACCGGGCTCAGAACCATAACCACcaacatccacatccacatccatcccGAGTCCAAGCTGGCAGGCAGGTAGGTAGCGCAGAAATCGATTTCGGACGCCCCCGGACCGCTTCCCATGTCCAAGTGTCAGCCGGTGCCGGGCTTATTCTCTGGACCGACACTGAGAGAAATCGGGAGAGGTCTggattataatatattttaattataataatatatgaGCATGCATACCTGTTTTGAATTAACACGAAAGATACATGTCAAATGTTTGTTATATCTTTTGAAGTATTATATCTAAAGTAACTTTAAATAATCCAATCTAATTTACTTTCTTAAAATTCCTAAAAAATAGATGTATtaatatgattattatttattattatttattataccgAGAGTATTAATTTTAGATGCTAATTTAAGTATATgaattaaaaaatgtatagaATGTATTATAATGATGTAAGTTATTAGAG from Drosophila mauritiana strain mau12 chromosome 3L, ASM438214v1, whole genome shotgun sequence carries:
- the LOC117141288 gene encoding uncharacterized protein LOC117141288 isoform X2 gives rise to the protein MKNMVNWELGKAVNGRILFADKTSNLFGTPLPVAISEHVPMVLWANATQRFQGVEVEIMNALGKALNFKPVYYKPNQTENMDWELDGSGNPDGYGQNGTHIDSMLVDEVAAHSASFAIGDLHLFQVYLKLVELSAPHNFECLTFLTPESSTDNSWQTFILPFSAGMWAGVLLSLFVVGTVFYAISFLNAIINGNVSSEFFRCLRPNRSVPMDPKIYRRISFRIAISRYRPSKGDRMPRDLFDGYANCILLTYSMLLYVALPRMPRNWPLRVLTGWYWIYCILLVATYRASFTAILANPAARVTIDTLEDLLRSHIPPSAGANENRQFFLDANDEVARKVGEKMQVVGYSDDLTSRIAKGQCAYYDNEFYLRYLRVADESGSALHIMRECVLHMPVVLAMEKNSALKPRVDASIQHLAEGLIAKWLKDAIEHLPAEALAQQEALMNIQKFWSSFVALLIGYVISLLTLLAERWHFKHIVMKHPMYDVYNPSLYYNFKRIYPQH
- the LOC117141288 gene encoding ionotropic receptor 21a isoform X1, giving the protein MKNMVNWELGKAVNGRILFADKTSNLFGTPLPVAISEHVPMVLWANATQRFQGVEVEIMNALGKALNFKPVYYKPNQTENMDWELDGSGNPDGYGQNGTHIDSMLVDEVAAHSASFAIGDLHLFQVYLKLVELSAPHNFECLTFLTPESSTDNSWQTFILPFSAGMWAGVLLSLFVVGTVFYAISFLNAIINGNVSSEFFRCLRPNRSVPMDPKIYRRISFRIAISRYRPSKGDRMPRDLFDGYANCILLTYSMLLYVALPRMPRNWPLRVLTGWYWIYCILLVATYRASFTAILANPAARVTIDTLEDLLRSHIPPSAGANENRQFFLDANDEVARKVGEKMQVVGYSDDLTSRIAKGQCAYYDNEFYLRYLRVADESGSALHIMRECVLHMPVVLAMEKNSALKPRVDASIQHLAEGGLIAKWLKDAIEHLPAEALAQQEALMNIQKFWSSFVALLIGYVISLLTLLAERWHFKHIVMKHPMYDVYNPSLYYNFKRIYPQH
- the LOC117141288 gene encoding uncharacterized protein LOC117141288 isoform X5, whose amino-acid sequence is MRTRRVRSGKQVNELPERTSGQQFAFGGERMRCLGILIVAYISLALATSIPIPIANDSPLGGYEMHLKILLQKILWVANVKRCIAVITDDLHYPIYDRIFFESVGRRVIPFFVMRTNESEDLQRPSKQVELFVKAIKTSDCELNVITILNGWQVQRFLGYIYDNRSLNMQKKFVLLYDSRLFESYMIHLWSVFIGAIFLKRQLDNKYTISTIAFPGILSGVLVMKNMVNWELGKAVNGRILFADKTSNLFGTPLPVAISEHVPMVLWANATQRFQGVEVEIMNALGKALNFKPVYYKPNQTENMDWELDGSGNPDGYGQNGTHIDSMLVDEVAAHSASFAIGDLHLFQVYLKLVELSAPHNFECLTFLTPESSTDNSWQTFILPFSAGMWAGVLLSLFVVGTVFYAISFLNAIINGNVSSEFFRCLRPNRSVPMDPKIYRRISFRIAISRYRPSKGDRMPRDLFDGYANCILLTYSMLLYVALPRMPRNWPLRVLTGWYWIYCILLVATYRASFTAILANPAARVTIDTLEDLLRSHIPPSAGANENRQFFLDANDEVARKVGEKMQVVGYSDDLTSRIAKGQCAYYDNEFYLRYLRVADESGSALHIMRECVLHMPVVLAMEKNSALKPRVDASIQHLAEGGLIAKWLKDAIEHLPAEALAQQEALMNIQKFWSSFVALLIGYVISLLTLLAERWHFKHIVMKHPMYDVYNPSLYYNFKRIYPQH
- the LOC117141288 gene encoding uncharacterized protein LOC117141288 isoform X6 yields the protein MRTRRVRSGKQVNELPERTSGQQFAFGGERMRCLGILIVAYISLALATSIPIPIANDSPLGGYEMHLKILLQKILWVANVKRCIAVITDDLHYPIYDRIFFESVGRRVIPFFVMRTNESEDLQRPSKQVELFVKAIKTSDCELNVITILNGWQVQRFLGYIYDNRSLNMQKKFVLLYDSRLFESYMIHLWSVFIGAIFLKRQLDNKYTISTIAFPGILSGVLVMKNMVNWELGKAVNGRILFADKTSNLFGTPLPVAISEHVPMVLWANATQRFQGVEVEIMNALGKALNFKPVYYKPNQTENMDWELDGSGNPDGYGQNGTHIDSMLVDEVAAHSASFAIGDLHLFQVYLKLVELSAPHNFECLTFLTPESSTDNSWQTFILPFSAGMWAGVLLSLFVVGTVFYAISFLNAIINGNVSSEFFRCLRPNRSVPMDPKIYRRISFRIAISRYRPSKGDRMPRDLFDGYANCILLTYSMLLYVALPRMPRNWPLRVLTGWYWIYCILLVATYRASFTAILANPAARVTIDTLEDLLRSHIPPSAGANENRQFFLDANDEVARKVGEKMQVVGYSDDLTSRIAKGQCAYYDNEFYLRYLRVADESGSALHIMRECVLHMPVVLAMEKNSALKPRVDASIQHLAEGLIAKWLKDAIEHLPAEALAQQEALMNIQKFWSSFVALLIGYVISLLTLLAERWHFKHIVMKHPMYDVYNPSLYYNFKRIYPQH
- the LOC117141288 gene encoding ionotropic receptor 21a isoform X4 — translated: MAKVYGTPLPVAISEHVPMVLWANATQRFQGVEVEIMNALGKALNFKPVYYKPNQTENMDWELDGSGNPDGYGQNGTHIDSMLVDEVAAHSASFAIGDLHLFQVYLKLVELSAPHNFECLTFLTPESSTDNSWQTFILPFSAGMWAGVLLSLFVVGTVFYAISFLNAIINGNVSSEFFRCLRPNRSVPMDPKIYRRISFRIAISRYRPSKGDRMPRDLFDGYANCILLTYSMLLYVALPRMPRNWPLRVLTGWYWIYCILLVATYRASFTAILANPAARVTIDTLEDLLRSHIPPSAGANENRQFFLDANDEVARKVGEKMQVVGYSDDLTSRIAKGQCAYYDNEFYLRYLRVADESGSALHIMRECVLHMPVVLAMEKNSALKPRVDASIQHLAEGGLIAKWLKDAIEHLPAEALAQQEALMNIQKFWSSFVALLIGYVISLLTLLAERWHFKHIVMKHPMYDVYNPSLYYNFKRIYPQH
- the LOC117141288 gene encoding ionotropic receptor 21a isoform X3, coding for MDIWPRCMVRTPLPVAISEHVPMVLWANATQRFQGVEVEIMNALGKALNFKPVYYKPNQTENMDWELDGSGNPDGYGQNGTHIDSMLVDEVAAHSASFAIGDLHLFQVYLKLVELSAPHNFECLTFLTPESSTDNSWQTFILPFSAGMWAGVLLSLFVVGTVFYAISFLNAIINGNVSSEFFRCLRPNRSVPMDPKIYRRISFRIAISRYRPSKGDRMPRDLFDGYANCILLTYSMLLYVALPRMPRNWPLRVLTGWYWIYCILLVATYRASFTAILANPAARVTIDTLEDLLRSHIPPSAGANENRQFFLDANDEVARKVGEKMQVVGYSDDLTSRIAKGQCAYYDNEFYLRYLRVADESGSALHIMRECVLHMPVVLAMEKNSALKPRVDASIQHLAEGGLIAKWLKDAIEHLPAEALAQQEALMNIQKFWSSFVALLIGYVISLLTLLAERWHFKHIVMKHPMYDVYNPSLYYNFKRIYPQH